Proteins from one Mucilaginibacter jinjuensis genomic window:
- a CDS encoding MFS transporter — translation MNQQAAPANPVSRILTASLIGTTIEFFDFYIYATAAVLVFPKLFFPAGDATSATLESLATFALAFFARPLGAALFGHFGDRKGRKATLVAALMTMGPSTVAIGLLPGYASIGIAAPILLALFRFGQGLGLGGEWGGAVLLATENAPAHKKAWYGMFPQLGAPIGFLLSSSIFFVLSKTMSEADFIGYGWRIPFIASALLVWVGLYVRTKISETPDFVKIIDNNERSKVPFADVFTKHTAAITLGTLATVTTFLLFYLMTVFTLSWGTSALHYTKSNFLIIQMISMLFFGLGIPLSAVLADKYGRNKMLIVATILIMAFGLVFAPLFTTGSLVTTAMFLAIGMFLMGLTYGPIGTALAGIFPASVRYTGASLAFTLAGILGASLTPYMATTLAHNYGLAYVGYYLTAASTVTLLALLGAGKLMKQQA, via the coding sequence ATGAATCAGCAAGCTGCCCCTGCAAATCCTGTAAGCCGTATCCTTACCGCAAGCCTTATAGGTACCACTATTGAGTTTTTCGACTTTTATATTTATGCTACTGCTGCGGTACTGGTATTCCCTAAATTGTTTTTCCCTGCGGGCGATGCTACTTCGGCCACGCTGGAATCTCTGGCTACTTTTGCACTGGCCTTTTTTGCACGGCCGTTGGGGGCTGCTTTATTCGGCCATTTTGGTGACCGTAAAGGCCGTAAGGCAACGCTGGTTGCAGCTTTAATGACCATGGGGCCATCAACAGTTGCCATAGGTTTATTGCCGGGTTATGCATCCATTGGTATTGCAGCTCCGATATTATTGGCTTTATTCCGTTTTGGGCAAGGTTTAGGCCTGGGTGGCGAATGGGGCGGCGCCGTATTACTGGCTACCGAAAATGCCCCTGCACATAAAAAAGCCTGGTATGGTATGTTCCCGCAATTGGGCGCACCAATAGGCTTCCTTTTATCGAGCAGTATATTTTTTGTGCTGAGTAAAACCATGAGCGAGGCTGATTTTATTGGTTACGGCTGGCGCATACCGTTTATTGCCAGTGCCCTGCTGGTTTGGGTTGGTTTATACGTGCGGACTAAAATATCAGAAACACCTGATTTTGTGAAGATCATCGACAATAATGAACGATCGAAAGTGCCTTTTGCCGACGTTTTCACTAAACATACCGCAGCCATTACACTGGGCACGCTGGCTACCGTTACCACCTTCCTGCTGTTTTATTTGATGACGGTGTTTACGCTAAGCTGGGGTACTTCGGCACTGCACTATACTAAAAGTAACTTCCTGATTATACAGATGATCTCAATGCTGTTTTTCGGCCTGGGCATCCCGCTATCGGCTGTACTGGCTGATAAATATGGCCGTAACAAAATGCTGATTGTAGCTACCATCCTTATCATGGCTTTTGGGCTTGTTTTTGCTCCTTTATTTACCACGGGCAGTTTGGTTACCACAGCGATGTTCCTGGCAATAGGTATGTTTCTGATGGGATTAACTTATGGGCCGATAGGTACTGCACTGGCGGGCATTTTCCCGGCATCGGTACGGTATACCGGGGCTTCACTGGCCTTTACGTTAGCGGGTATCCTGGGTGCTTCGCTTACACCTTATATGGCAACAACATTAGCTCACAATTATGGGCTGGCTTATGTGGGTTATTATTTAACTGCAGCTTCTACAGTTACACTGTTGGCTTTACTGGGAGCTGGGAAACTGATGAAGCAGCAGGCATAA
- a CDS encoding Crp/Fnr family transcriptional regulator: protein MIINKLLSSFDNYLPLNEAEREDLAGRVIERKIKRRQFILQENDVCKHYTFVAEGCFKKFQVDDKGTEHNLQFAAEGDWLMEIDSFYFDKPSRVYIEAIEPSVIFQINKPNLFYLFTNNPKFDRNFRVIVENRFVELENRVLQAISSTAEERYLAFIKQYPHLLSRLPNTQIASYLGITPEFLSKVRKDLSRK from the coding sequence GTGATCATCAATAAACTTCTTTCTAGTTTCGACAATTATCTGCCGCTTAATGAAGCAGAAAGAGAAGACCTTGCGGGGCGGGTTATTGAGCGGAAGATTAAACGCCGCCAATTCATCCTGCAGGAAAATGATGTTTGCAAGCATTACACTTTTGTGGCCGAGGGTTGTTTCAAGAAGTTCCAGGTGGACGATAAGGGCACAGAACATAACCTGCAATTTGCTGCCGAGGGCGACTGGCTGATGGAGATCGACAGCTTTTATTTTGACAAACCCAGCCGGGTTTATATCGAGGCCATTGAGCCTTCGGTTATTTTCCAGATCAACAAACCTAATTTATTCTATCTGTTTACCAACAACCCCAAGTTCGACCGCAATTTCAGGGTTATTGTAGAGAACCGTTTTGTTGAACTGGAGAACCGCGTTTTACAAGCCATCAGTTCTACTGCCGAAGAACGATACCTTGCCTTCATTAAGCAATACCCACATCTTTTGTCGAGGCTCCCCAATACGCAAATCGCCTCATACCTGGGCATTACGCCCGAATTTTTAAGTAAGGTGCGTAAAGATCTTTCCAGAAAATAG
- a CDS encoding zinc-binding alcohol dehydrogenase family protein translates to MKAAVTTKAGTPEVIQIEERPIPTAKEGWVVIRIKAFGLNRSELFTRQGHSPDVVFPRVQGIECVGEIEEDPSQTYKKGQKVAAIMGGLGRNFDGGYAEYATVPLAIVFPFESNLPWETLGAIPEMFQTVSGSLNEALEIKKGETLLIRGGTSSIGMLACQLAKTEGLTVIATTRNADKAQHLKDNGADYVLIDNGDIKDQVKGLYPNGVDKVLELIGIATLKDSLQCIRPKGVVCMTGILGGSWTLNEFTPMGDIPSLGRLTVYMGDAANLDKERLQEFIDAVADGKINLNIDKVFKLDEVAEAHAYMESNQAKGKIVVTI, encoded by the coding sequence ATGAAAGCTGCAGTAACCACCAAAGCGGGCACGCCCGAAGTAATACAGATTGAAGAAAGGCCTATACCAACGGCAAAGGAAGGTTGGGTAGTGATCCGCATCAAAGCATTTGGTTTGAACCGGTCAGAATTATTTACCCGGCAGGGCCATTCGCCCGATGTTGTATTCCCACGCGTCCAGGGTATAGAGTGCGTAGGGGAAATTGAGGAAGATCCATCACAAACTTATAAAAAAGGCCAGAAGGTAGCCGCCATTATGGGGGGGCTGGGCCGCAACTTTGATGGCGGCTATGCTGAATATGCGACAGTACCATTAGCCATTGTATTCCCTTTCGAAAGCAATTTGCCCTGGGAAACCCTCGGTGCTATACCCGAAATGTTCCAGACCGTATCAGGATCATTAAACGAAGCATTGGAAATTAAGAAAGGTGAAACTTTGCTGATCCGTGGCGGTACTTCATCTATTGGCATGTTGGCCTGTCAGTTGGCCAAAACTGAAGGACTAACCGTTATTGCCACCACCCGAAATGCAGATAAAGCCCAGCACCTGAAAGATAACGGCGCCGACTATGTGCTGATTGACAATGGCGATATTAAGGACCAGGTGAAAGGCCTCTACCCTAACGGCGTGGATAAAGTACTGGAGCTCATTGGTATTGCCACGCTGAAAGATTCGTTACAATGCATCCGCCCTAAAGGTGTGGTTTGCATGACCGGTATACTGGGCGGCAGCTGGACCCTGAATGAGTTTACACCTATGGGCGACATCCCTTCTTTAGGCCGGCTCACCGTTTATATGGGCGATGCTGCCAACCTCGACAAAGAGCGGTTGCAAGAATTTATTGATGCTGTTGCCGATGGGAAAATCAATCTTAACATCGACAAGGTTTTTAAGCTCGATGAGGTTGCCGAAGCCCATGCTTACATGGAAAGTAACCAGGCGAAAGGCAAAATTGTGGTGACAATTTAA
- a CDS encoding alpha/beta fold hydrolase, with product MKNEKTYVFIPGGWHGGWVYDPITENLERLGKKCMALTLPGLEQTAIPNRIINLDTHIQFVVDFILKENLSDVILCGHSYAGLVITGVADKIAERIHALVYIDAYIPKNGDSCWSLTSEVYRQRFVAGAANDGFTVADRPGSDDRRRPHPLASFMQSLKLTGNYERIPNRTFIYLSDWDDSPFVKQYEDLKDSPDWHVETIHCAHNVMKERPDELVDILYKLEDTYKLKQAELAHRQI from the coding sequence ATGAAAAATGAAAAAACATACGTTTTTATCCCCGGTGGATGGCACGGCGGATGGGTTTATGACCCGATAACTGAAAACCTGGAAAGGTTAGGGAAAAAGTGCATGGCATTGACTTTACCCGGCCTTGAACAAACGGCCATCCCAAACAGGATCATCAATTTAGATACCCATATCCAGTTTGTGGTTGATTTCATTTTGAAGGAAAACCTCAGCGACGTGATATTATGCGGTCACAGTTATGCCGGGCTGGTTATTACGGGTGTTGCAGACAAAATTGCGGAAAGGATACATGCGCTTGTTTATATCGATGCCTATATCCCTAAAAATGGTGATTCGTGCTGGAGCCTTACCAGTGAAGTATACCGGCAACGTTTTGTGGCCGGGGCCGCTAACGATGGTTTCACGGTAGCAGACCGGCCGGGGTCAGATGACCGCAGACGGCCGCATCCGCTGGCATCATTTATGCAAAGTTTAAAGCTGACGGGTAATTATGAACGCATCCCTAACCGCACATTTATTTACCTGAGTGACTGGGACGATTCGCCCTTTGTTAAGCAGTATGAGGATTTAAAAGATTCTCCTGATTGGCATGTTGAAACAATACACTGCGCACACAATGTAATGAAAGAGCGCCCGGATGAATTGGTTGATATTTTATACAAACTGGAAGACACCTACAAATTAAAACAGGCAGAACTTGCCCATAGACAAATATGA
- a CDS encoding MauE/DoxX family redox-associated membrane protein, translating into MKSKIQFVLCLLMGLMFINAGLDKFLHYMPMPKDMPENMVKVMAAYKEIGWLLPLVGAIEVIGGLLFIIPRTRPLGAIVILPVLTGILLANINTAPSGLPIVFVLIAILLWVIIDNREKYLPMIRK; encoded by the coding sequence ATGAAAAGTAAAATTCAGTTTGTTTTATGCCTCTTAATGGGCTTAATGTTTATCAACGCCGGTTTAGACAAGTTTCTCCACTACATGCCCATGCCTAAAGATATGCCCGAAAACATGGTGAAAGTAATGGCTGCCTATAAAGAAATAGGCTGGCTTCTGCCGCTGGTAGGCGCTATTGAAGTTATTGGTGGTTTATTATTCATCATCCCGCGCACCAGGCCGCTTGGCGCTATCGTTATTTTGCCTGTTTTAACCGGTATTCTATTAGCCAACATCAACACGGCCCCATCAGGTTTACCCATTGTTTTTGTACTGATCGCGATTCTGCTTTGGGTAATTATCGACAACAGGGAGAAATACCTGCCGATGATCAGAAAATAG
- a CDS encoding serine hydrolase, producing MRIISAIFAAVILMQTAPVNVSAQSVAEKFDQYYQALHEDHEMTGNVAAAENGKVIYQRSFGFADAAAQKLNNRDSQFELASVSKLFTAVAVLQLKDQGLIKLDDPFQHYFPGFPYPAITIRHLLSHTSGLPDIEELVDSALTKNHDKQFTIHDDLQNVINYSRSHKLKFQPGEQWGYSSAGYHLLGLLVEKLSGQTLATYTRDHIFKPAGMDHSYVQTSMAQKHELKRTRNYQYNNHYEMKLQFVDTLSDWREWTYNLALETGGGGIISTAEDMLHFNAALDAGKLLKPETLKEAYTPYQLNNGQKAQPFDLTYCGLGWFIFKDTSHGKIVWGSGANPGTISFMANNIDRHQYLVVLHNVKCNPFNDLKAIDMFNGPAIRYHAALAFIYAQDLYKNGREYANDRLRKLYADTAKYAANENEFNRASLEFRRAGLKNNALAVCEMHVKLFPQSAGALKDYALTEAEYGNKEKAITAYQKALELAPNDNESKEALKKLRAN from the coding sequence ATGCGCATTATTTCTGCAATTTTTGCTGCTGTTATCCTGATGCAAACAGCCCCTGTTAACGTTTCTGCTCAGTCTGTTGCCGAAAAGTTCGACCAATATTACCAGGCCCTTCACGAAGATCATGAAATGACAGGTAACGTGGCTGCTGCCGAAAACGGAAAGGTTATATATCAACGTTCTTTTGGATTTGCGGATGCGGCTGCCCAAAAGCTTAATAACAGAGATTCGCAATTTGAACTGGCTTCGGTGTCGAAATTATTTACGGCTGTAGCTGTTTTGCAATTAAAAGATCAAGGCTTAATTAAACTGGATGATCCATTTCAGCATTATTTTCCCGGCTTTCCTTATCCGGCCATTACCATCCGGCACCTGTTATCACATACCTCGGGCTTGCCTGATATTGAAGAACTGGTTGATTCGGCACTGACCAAAAATCATGACAAACAATTCACTATTCATGATGATCTGCAAAATGTTATAAACTACAGTCGCAGCCATAAACTAAAGTTTCAGCCGGGCGAACAATGGGGATATTCAAGTGCTGGCTACCATCTTTTAGGTCTATTGGTTGAAAAGCTAAGCGGTCAGACCTTAGCCACTTATACCCGCGACCATATTTTTAAACCAGCCGGTATGGATCATAGTTACGTGCAAACTTCTATGGCGCAAAAACATGAACTAAAGCGCACCCGCAATTACCAGTATAACAACCATTATGAAATGAAGCTACAGTTTGTAGATACCCTGAGCGACTGGCGCGAGTGGACCTATAACCTTGCATTGGAAACCGGTGGCGGAGGGATTATAAGTACGGCAGAAGACATGCTGCATTTTAACGCTGCGCTTGACGCGGGCAAATTATTGAAGCCGGAAACACTAAAAGAAGCTTACACCCCTTATCAACTGAATAACGGCCAAAAGGCACAACCGTTCGACCTGACTTATTGTGGATTGGGCTGGTTTATTTTTAAAGATACATCGCATGGGAAAATTGTGTGGGGATCTGGTGCTAACCCGGGAACGATCAGCTTTATGGCCAATAATATCGACCGGCACCAATACCTGGTTGTATTGCATAATGTAAAATGTAACCCGTTTAATGATCTCAAAGCAATTGATATGTTCAATGGCCCGGCAATTCGTTACCATGCTGCGCTGGCGTTTATTTATGCGCAGGATCTTTATAAAAATGGCAGGGAGTATGCCAATGACCGGCTCCGGAAATTATATGCAGATACTGCAAAATATGCTGCCAATGAAAATGAATTTAATCGTGCATCATTGGAGTTCCGCCGGGCGGGACTGAAAAATAATGCCCTGGCCGTTTGCGAAATGCATGTTAAGTTGTTCCCTCAAAGTGCGGGTGCTTTAAAAGATTATGCTTTAACAGAAGCCGAATACGGTAATAAAGAAAAAGCAATAACCGCGTATCAAAAAGCCCTTGAATTAGCACCCAACGACAATGAAAGCAAAGAAGCGCTAAAGAAATTAAGGGCAAATTAA
- a CDS encoding tRNA pseudouridine synthase A, producing MGCINSSSKLRYFFHAGYLGTHYKGWQKHPDGISVQQVIENCLSQIFKKTVWIVGCGRTDAYVHASQYFFHLDTSITWDFDLLFRLNHVLPDDIAVFDVIPMEDNAHARFDATQRSYDYFIHTYKDPFLSSCSSLYPIKDWAIDDMNRAAKLLLKYNDYYAFCKTPDNNTHTICEVSEAQVYINQTGNRLRFHISANRFLGKMVRILTGKLIEIGTGSLSVDEFEAHLINPQLPQAIKPAYPQGLYLSKITYPYLNLEPQSKFSQILAGTDDAWKTL from the coding sequence TTGGGATGCATCAACAGCTCATCAAAATTGCGTTACTTCTTTCATGCAGGATATCTCGGCACACATTATAAAGGATGGCAAAAACATCCCGACGGCATAAGCGTACAGCAAGTTATAGAAAATTGCCTGAGCCAGATATTTAAGAAAACCGTGTGGATTGTAGGCTGCGGCCGTACCGACGCTTATGTGCATGCCAGCCAGTATTTCTTCCATTTAGATACCTCGATAACCTGGGATTTTGATCTGCTGTTTCGCCTCAACCATGTTTTACCCGATGATATTGCAGTGTTTGATGTTATACCGATGGAGGATAATGCCCATGCCCGGTTTGATGCTACACAACGCTCATACGACTATTTTATCCACACCTATAAAGATCCATTTCTGAGCAGTTGTAGTTCTTTATATCCTATCAAAGACTGGGCTATTGATGACATGAACCGCGCTGCAAAGCTCTTGCTGAAGTACAACGATTACTACGCCTTTTGCAAAACACCCGACAATAATACCCACACCATTTGCGAAGTGAGCGAAGCACAGGTGTACATTAACCAAACGGGAAACAGGCTTCGGTTTCATATTTCGGCTAATCGTTTTTTGGGTAAAATGGTGCGGATACTTACCGGTAAGCTCATTGAAATTGGCACAGGTAGTTTAAGCGTCGATGAGTTTGAGGCGCACCTTATTAACCCGCAGTTGCCCCAGGCTATTAAACCGGCATATCCGCAAGGCCTGTACCTCAGCAAAATCACTTATCCCTATCTTAACCTGGAACCCCAAAGCAAATTCAGCCAAATACTGGCCGGGACTGACGATGCCTGGAAAACGCTTTAA
- a CDS encoding SRPBCC family protein produces MSNKITITAIINADVKKAWDYYTQPEHITQWNFADPSWQCPSASNDMRIGGKYAARMEAKDGSFGFDFEAIYDEIVEGKSFTYTIPDGRQVTVVFEPNGNQTEVTVTFDAENQNSPEMQKNGWQAILNNFKDYTEAH; encoded by the coding sequence ATGAGTAATAAGATCACAATTACGGCAATCATAAATGCAGACGTAAAGAAAGCCTGGGATTATTACACCCAGCCAGAGCATATTACCCAATGGAACTTTGCCGATCCATCATGGCAATGCCCGTCTGCATCAAATGATATGCGGATAGGCGGAAAATACGCCGCACGAATGGAAGCCAAAGATGGAAGTTTCGGCTTTGACTTCGAGGCTATTTATGATGAAATTGTGGAGGGCAAATCTTTTACCTATACCATCCCTGATGGCAGGCAGGTAACGGTTGTATTCGAGCCAAATGGTAACCAAACCGAAGTTACCGTAACGTTTGATGCTGAGAATCAAAACTCGCCCGAAATGCAGAAAAACGGCTGGCAGGCCATATTGAATAACTTTAAAGATTATACGGAAGCACATTAA
- a CDS encoding SRPBCC family protein, producing the protein MKHNLQFDFVADKVKNTLTITREFLAGRQLVWDCYTKSDLLDQWFAPKPFTTKTKSMDFSEGGHWHYAMIEPNGTEYWGYTEYLKIQPIDYYTSTDAFSNAEGEINTDLPRAEWVVTFTDKGENALVETVVTYKSLSDLETVINMGMEQGMTATLEKLDELLLTLTK; encoded by the coding sequence ATGAAACACAATTTACAATTCGACTTTGTAGCCGATAAGGTAAAAAACACGCTAACCATAACGCGTGAGTTCTTAGCCGGCCGCCAGTTGGTTTGGGACTGCTACACCAAAAGCGATCTGCTTGACCAATGGTTTGCGCCCAAGCCTTTTACCACCAAAACCAAGTCGATGGACTTTAGCGAAGGCGGCCACTGGCATTATGCCATGATTGAGCCCAACGGCACAGAATATTGGGGCTATACCGAATATTTGAAGATACAACCAATTGACTACTATACCTCTACCGATGCTTTCAGTAATGCCGAAGGTGAAATCAATACAGACCTGCCCCGTGCAGAATGGGTTGTAACCTTTACAGACAAAGGCGAAAACGCTTTGGTTGAAACCGTGGTAACTTACAAATCGCTCTCAGACCTGGAAACGGTTATTAATATGGGCATGGAACAAGGCATGACGGCCACCCTTGAGAAACTGGATGAATTATTATTAACCTTAACAAAGTAA
- a CDS encoding ArsR/SmtB family transcription factor, whose translation MRRDIFQAIADPTRRAIIALIAIQAMTPNAIAEHFDTTRQAVSKHLRILTECELVKPEHQGREIYYQLEIDKMKEIDKWLEQFRQIWESRFEQLDELLSTIKKGK comes from the coding sequence ATGAGAAGAGATATTTTCCAGGCCATTGCCGACCCTACTCGCCGGGCCATTATTGCTTTAATTGCCATACAGGCCATGACGCCTAATGCCATTGCCGAGCATTTTGATACCACACGGCAGGCAGTTTCAAAGCATTTAAGGATACTGACCGAGTGCGAATTGGTAAAGCCGGAGCACCAGGGCCGGGAAATTTATTACCAGCTTGAAATTGATAAAATGAAGGAGATTGATAAGTGGTTGGAGCAATTCAGGCAGATCTGGGAAAGCCGTTTCGAGCAACTCGACGAACTTTTATCAACAATTAAAAAAGGGAAATAA
- a CDS encoding Crp/Fnr family transcriptional regulator → MNKENLVHFFHNTNLVSLSTAHEIADRFAHKFIPKNQFLLSEGKISDEYLFLEKGYMRAFAHDLEGNEVSTNFCSSGQVVFEISSFFNRTRSKENIQALTDCEGWYISYQQLNDLFHSLPEFREFGRSILVKGFAELKTRMLAMITETAEERYEALLKTNPGIFQHAPLKHIASYLGITDTSLSRIRKDLLKK, encoded by the coding sequence ATGAATAAGGAAAATCTCGTCCATTTTTTTCACAATACCAATCTGGTTTCCTTATCTACGGCCCATGAAATTGCTGACCGGTTTGCGCATAAGTTCATCCCCAAAAATCAGTTTTTGCTCAGCGAAGGAAAAATATCCGACGAGTATCTTTTTCTCGAAAAAGGTTACATGCGTGCCTTCGCCCATGACCTGGAGGGTAACGAGGTAAGTACCAATTTTTGCTCGTCGGGGCAGGTGGTGTTTGAGATCTCGTCCTTCTTCAACCGCACGCGCTCCAAAGAAAACATACAGGCGCTTACCGATTGTGAGGGCTGGTATATCAGCTACCAGCAGTTGAATGATCTGTTCCATTCCCTGCCCGAGTTCCGGGAATTTGGCCGGTCAATCCTAGTTAAGGGCTTTGCCGAACTTAAAACCCGCATGCTCGCCATGATCACAGAAACGGCCGAAGAGCGTTATGAGGCGTTATTGAAAACCAATCCTGGGATTTTTCAACATGCCCCACTAAAGCATATAGCCTCATATTTGGGCATCACCGATACCTCCTTAAGCCGGATCCGGAAGGATTTGTTAAAGAAATAA
- a CDS encoding alpha/beta hydrolase, translating to MNEIQNRRNFFDSLGQNYPENKSVEIQHALINGVSCYWFIPEKEVTNKIIVHLHGGAFVMGSIQSYGSMISHFSAQLQTRILFVDYALAPEHPYPNAINDIMDVYERLISDYPNREIIFMGDSAGAGLTLSAIGKMVQQQLQLPQGVMMISPWINLTCDNASQEDNRTIDPILSKEYLFGSAKLYTGDVPFAISSPEYIEFDQFPPTLIMVGTNEVLLDDSKNFYNNIKGIQPNTTLSIYESQLHVWPLANVHSEAAQKAIAEMGAFLTALQNPTSTSKAVSTYEK from the coding sequence ATGAACGAGATACAAAACCGGAGAAATTTCTTCGATAGCTTAGGTCAAAATTATCCTGAAAACAAATCGGTAGAGATACAGCACGCTTTAATAAATGGCGTAAGCTGCTACTGGTTTATCCCCGAAAAGGAAGTTACCAATAAGATTATTGTACACCTGCATGGCGGTGCTTTTGTAATGGGTTCTATCCAGTCGTACGGGAGCATGATCAGTCATTTCAGCGCACAACTGCAAACCCGCATTTTATTTGTGGATTATGCCCTGGCTCCCGAACACCCCTATCCAAACGCCATTAATGACATTATGGATGTATATGAACGGTTAATATCCGACTACCCCAACCGTGAAATCATTTTTATGGGCGATAGTGCCGGTGCTGGTTTAACCCTATCCGCCATAGGCAAAATGGTTCAACAGCAGCTCCAATTACCACAAGGCGTAATGATGATCTCACCATGGATTAACCTCACCTGCGATAATGCCTCGCAGGAAGATAACCGGACGATAGACCCTATCTTATCTAAAGAATATTTGTTCGGCAGCGCCAAATTGTATACCGGCGATGTGCCATTCGCCATATCGAGCCCGGAATATATTGAATTTGATCAGTTTCCACCCACATTAATTATGGTGGGCACTAATGAGGTTTTGTTAGATGACAGCAAAAATTTTTATAACAACATTAAAGGCATACAACCTAACACCACCTTAAGCATTTATGAGAGCCAGTTGCATGTATGGCCTTTAGCCAATGTGCATAGCGAAGCTGCACAAAAGGCAATAGCTGAGATGGGGGCCTTTTTAACAGCCTTACAAAACCCTACATCTACATCAAAAGCAGTAAGCACTTATGAAAAATGA
- a CDS encoding phosphatidylglycerophosphatase A, translating to MNKLIASWGGIGYIKGGGTIAAAVTCGLVYLLWQIPYGQNAWLFLGLTILITLLGIYVGDKVEPFWGKDSSRVVIDEVSGMMVTILFLPVNVYILLIGFVLFRFFDILKPLYIRRLEALPGGTGVMLDDVAAGIYGNIVLHILILFVKF from the coding sequence ATGAATAAATTAATTGCCTCGTGGGGTGGCATTGGCTACATCAAAGGCGGTGGTACTATAGCAGCAGCAGTTACCTGCGGGCTGGTTTATTTGCTTTGGCAAATACCTTACGGGCAAAATGCCTGGTTGTTTTTGGGTTTAACCATACTGATAACCTTATTGGGCATTTATGTAGGCGATAAGGTAGAACCCTTTTGGGGGAAAGACAGCTCGCGCGTGGTGATTGATGAGGTTTCAGGCATGATGGTAACCATCCTGTTTCTGCCGGTTAATGTTTACATCCTGCTCATCGGCTTTGTGCTATTCCGCTTTTTTGATATTTTGAAACCACTCTATATCCGCAGGCTCGAAGCCCTGCCAGGCGGGACCGGCGTAATGCTCGATGATGTGGCCGCCGGTATTTATGGCAATATTGTGCTGCACATTCTTATTCTGTTTGTTAAGTTTTAA
- a CDS encoding ROK family protein, which produces MKQTSLAIGVDVGGTNTKYGVVNHRGEILEEGAMATTLFDTIEDFVNGLYDRLLPMITKHSKDGNIKGIGVGAPNGNHFTGCIENAPNLHWKGVVPIAKLISDKFKLPCVLNNDAKAAALGELNFGAAKGMKDFIMITLGTGVGSGIVVNGGLLYGDKGNAGELGHTVIRPGGRLHWSTGLKGTLESYCSATGIAITAVEMKKDAKEDTLLKNYADKDITSKIVYECATKGDALAKKVYEFTGQILGEALSNFVMFSSPEAIVLFGGVIQAGDLLMEPTKKAMEEHLLVTFKDQVQLLFSELRFADAAILGASTLVWGE; this is translated from the coding sequence ATGAAACAAACAAGCTTGGCCATAGGGGTTGATGTTGGTGGCACCAATACCAAATACGGCGTAGTAAACCATCGTGGCGAAATACTGGAAGAAGGTGCAATGGCGACAACGCTTTTCGATACTATAGAAGACTTTGTGAATGGTTTGTATGACCGCCTGTTACCCATGATTACCAAGCATAGCAAAGATGGTAACATTAAGGGCATTGGTGTAGGCGCGCCAAACGGCAATCACTTTACAGGCTGTATAGAAAATGCCCCCAACCTGCACTGGAAAGGTGTTGTACCTATAGCCAAGTTAATTTCAGATAAGTTTAAACTGCCCTGCGTGTTAAATAACGATGCCAAGGCTGCTGCCCTGGGCGAACTCAACTTCGGCGCGGCCAAGGGTATGAAAGATTTTATTATGATTACCCTGGGCACCGGCGTAGGCAGCGGTATTGTGGTTAACGGCGGGTTATTATATGGCGATAAGGGCAATGCCGGCGAACTGGGGCACACCGTGATCCGTCCGGGTGGGCGTTTGCATTGGTCTACCGGGTTAAAGGGTACTTTAGAATCTTATTGCTCGGCTACCGGTATAGCCATCACTGCAGTAGAAATGAAGAAAGATGCCAAAGAAGATACCCTGCTTAAAAACTACGCCGATAAGGACATTACCTCTAAAATAGTATACGAGTGCGCTACCAAAGGCGATGCACTCGCTAAAAAGGTATACGAATTTACCGGACAAATTTTGGGCGAAGCCTTATCCAACTTCGTGATGTTTTCATCGCCCGAGGCCATCGTGTTATTTGGCGGTGTAATACAAGCCGGCGACCTGCTAATGGAACCGACCAAGAAAGCAATGGAAGAACACTTGCTGGTTACTTTTAAAGACCAGGTACAACTATTGTTTAGCGAGTTACGCTTTGCAGATGCCGCGATACTGGGTGCGAGTACTTTGGTTTGGGGAGAGTGA